From one Candidatus Thioglobus sp. NP1 genomic stretch:
- the rpoD gene encoding RNA polymerase sigma factor RpoD: protein MKTTTEAHKVALNSLITIGKEQGYLTYSEINDLLPEDLLTPEQVEPIVTILEELDIVVADEAPDADTLVMQEGGKAEANSAEVAVAALAALDSEFGRTTDPVRMYMREMGVVELLEQKDEVRIAKEIEAGVYQIMQAISLYPEISDYFFKAYTRLEEGKCKMTDVVIGYQGDAEEFEEKQALIVEKQALIDEKQAILDAMDPEEITDELEDELEEDEFDELEYTGPDEGEVYERFDKIKKSFTTYVNSCKKNGYLDDKTIKARQKFSKNISELRLAPKLVSTMMELVQSRVKKIKKEENLIRKACLDAGMSQELFYESFLGNETNFKWLNSVELDKATKKSIEDYKDIIYYSQKSLLENQEEMQISISELKEINKKLRKGDRKAKTAKSQMIEANLRLVISIAKKYANRGLQFLDLIQEGNVGLMKAVDKFEYRRGYKFSTYATWWIRQAITRSIADQARTIRIPVHMIETINKLNRVRRQLLQRFGREATPEELAVEMELPEYKINKILKIAKEPLSMENPVGDDEDSTIGDFIEDEKLSSPVEVTTRESLKETTGDLLANLSPREAKVLKMRFGIDMSTDHTLEEVGRQFDVTRERIRQIEAKALRKLRHPSRAHKLQSFLE from the coding sequence ATGAAAACTACAACTGAAGCTCACAAGGTAGCCTTAAATAGTCTTATTACTATAGGAAAGGAACAGGGCTACTTAACTTATTCAGAGATTAACGATCTCTTACCAGAAGATTTATTAACGCCTGAACAAGTCGAACCAATTGTTACTATTTTAGAAGAGCTTGATATAGTAGTTGCTGATGAAGCTCCCGATGCTGATACTTTAGTAATGCAAGAAGGTGGAAAAGCAGAAGCAAATTCAGCTGAAGTTGCTGTTGCTGCTCTAGCTGCTCTTGATTCTGAATTTGGAAGAACTACTGATCCTGTGCGAATGTATATGCGTGAAATGGGTGTGGTTGAACTCTTAGAACAAAAAGATGAAGTCCGTATTGCTAAAGAAATTGAAGCGGGTGTATACCAAATCATGCAAGCAATTTCACTTTATCCTGAAATTTCTGACTACTTCTTTAAAGCCTATACAAGACTTGAAGAAGGCAAATGTAAAATGACTGATGTTGTCATAGGCTATCAAGGAGATGCTGAAGAATTTGAGGAAAAACAAGCTCTTATTGTTGAAAAACAGGCTTTAATTGATGAAAAACAAGCTATTCTAGATGCAATGGATCCAGAAGAGATTACAGATGAATTAGAAGATGAATTAGAAGAAGATGAATTTGATGAATTAGAATATACTGGCCCAGATGAAGGCGAAGTATACGAACGTTTTGATAAAATCAAAAAATCTTTTACTACTTATGTTAATTCTTGTAAAAAAAATGGCTACCTTGACGACAAAACAATAAAAGCTAGGCAGAAATTTTCTAAAAATATTTCAGAACTTAGACTTGCACCAAAACTTGTAAGCACTATGATGGAGCTTGTTCAAAGTAGAGTAAAAAAAATCAAAAAAGAGGAAAACTTGATAAGAAAAGCTTGCTTAGATGCAGGAATGTCTCAAGAACTTTTTTATGAATCATTTCTTGGTAACGAAACTAACTTCAAATGGCTTAATTCTGTTGAATTAGATAAAGCCACGAAAAAATCAATTGAGGATTATAAAGATATAATCTATTACTCTCAAAAATCTCTCCTAGAGAATCAAGAGGAAATGCAAATATCTATTTCTGAACTCAAAGAAATTAATAAAAAGCTACGTAAGGGAGATAGAAAAGCTAAAACTGCTAAAAGTCAGATGATTGAAGCTAATTTAAGGTTAGTTATTTCAATCGCAAAAAAATATGCAAATAGAGGCTTGCAATTTCTTGACTTAATTCAAGAAGGTAATGTTGGTTTAATGAAAGCAGTTGATAAATTTGAATACCGAAGAGGTTATAAATTCTCTACATACGCAACTTGGTGGATACGTCAAGCAATTACTAGATCAATTGCTGATCAAGCTCGCACAATTCGAATTCCAGTTCATATGATTGAAACTATTAATAAGTTAAACCGAGTTAGACGTCAACTTCTTCAAAGATTTGGAAGGGAGGCTACTCCGGAAGAGCTTGCTGTTGAAATGGAATTACCAGAATACAAAATTAATAAAATTCTTAAAATTGCTAAAGAGCCACTCTCTATGGAGAATCCTGTAGGTGATGATGAAGATTCTACAATTGGTGACTTTATTGAAGATGAAAAACTCTCTTCTCCAGTTGAAGTAACAACTCGTGAAAGTCTTAAAGAAACTACCGGTGATCTTTTAGCAAACTTATCCCCTAGAGAGGCAAAAGTTTTAAAAATGCGTTTTGGAATTGATATGAGTACTGATCATACATTGGAAGAAGTTGGACGACAATTTGATGTTACTCGAGAAAGAATTCGTCAAATTGAAGCTAAAGCTTTACGAAAGTTACGTCATCCATCTCGTGCTCATAAGTTACAAAGCTTTTTGGAATAA
- a CDS encoding aminopeptidase P N-terminal domain-containing protein: MIHQNRRKELLSKLDDNAVVIVSTNSEQKRNSDVNYPFRPDSSFWYLTGFIEPDAIAVFSKNNYTIFLKPKDITKEIWNGLRLGVEMAPKTLLANNAYDIDTFLDKIESLLTSESSLYFDAPGNIGWKDVSSTNKLNQSIALKFRNRTQLLDPYLSEMRLIKDSTEIQHMQTAADLASKAHMQAMIRTRPGLYEYHITAEFDTLFRKEDSEHSYPPIVAGGENACILHYNENNKLLNDGELLLIDAGCEILGYASDITRTFPINGKFSEPQKEIYEIVLKAQKSAIASIVPGEAVNKPHEVACDVITQGLIKLGIMDDASSLRDFYMHGTGHWLGLDVHDVGTKEINNTIRKFKVGMVTTVEPGIYIRKSDKVDSKYWNIGIRIEDDVLVTEDGHHILSKAAIKELEDIEQLMSQ, from the coding sequence ATGATACATCAAAATAGAAGAAAAGAGTTATTAAGCAAATTAGATGACAATGCAGTTGTTATTGTTAGCACAAATAGTGAGCAAAAAAGAAACAGTGATGTTAATTATCCTTTTCGACCAGATAGTAGCTTTTGGTATTTAACAGGCTTTATAGAGCCTGATGCCATAGCTGTTTTTTCCAAAAATAATTACACTATATTCTTAAAACCGAAAGACATAACTAAAGAAATTTGGAATGGGCTTAGACTTGGAGTTGAAATGGCCCCTAAAACCTTATTGGCTAATAATGCTTATGATATTGATACTTTTTTAGATAAAATTGAATCACTCCTTACTTCAGAATCATCCTTATATTTTGATGCTCCAGGGAATATTGGCTGGAAAGACGTATCAAGTACAAATAAGCTGAATCAGTCAATCGCATTAAAATTTAGAAATAGAACTCAACTCTTAGATCCATATTTATCTGAAATGCGACTCATAAAAGACTCTACTGAAATTCAACATATGCAAACTGCTGCTGACTTGGCTTCAAAGGCTCATATGCAAGCAATGATAAGGACAAGGCCAGGGCTTTATGAATACCATATTACTGCTGAATTTGATACATTATTTCGAAAAGAAGACTCAGAACACTCATATCCACCAATTGTAGCTGGTGGAGAAAATGCATGCATCCTCCATTACAATGAAAATAATAAATTACTAAATGATGGGGAGCTTCTTCTGATTGATGCAGGCTGTGAAATATTAGGTTATGCATCAGATATTACAAGAACATTTCCAATTAATGGAAAATTTAGTGAGCCGCAAAAAGAAATATATGAAATTGTTTTAAAAGCTCAAAAATCTGCAATTGCCTCTATTGTTCCTGGTGAAGCAGTTAATAAACCTCATGAAGTTGCATGTGATGTTATTACACAAGGACTTATTAAACTAGGAATAATGGATGATGCTTCTAGCTTAAGAGATTTTTATATGCATGGAACCGGCCATTGGCTTGGTTTGGATGTTCATGATGTTGGTACCAAAGAAATTAATAACACTATTCGAAAATTTAAAGTAGGGATGGTAACTACTGTTGAGCCAGGTATATATATTCGTAAAAGTGATAAAGTTGATTCAAAATACTGGAATATCGGTATTAGGATCGAAGATGATGTCTTAGTTACTGAAGATGGACACCATATTCTCTCTAAAGCAGCCATTAAAGAGCTAGAAGATATTGAACAATTAATGAGTCAATAA
- the orn gene encoding oligoribonuclease, with protein sequence MNKKTNLIWIDLEMTGLSPENDVIIEIATVVTDADLNVIDEGPSLAIHQDNNYLDSMDEWNTNQHNHSGLVQRVQESKISTSEAEQQTIDFLNKYVDYGVSPMCGNSICQDRRFLANYMPDLEKFFHYRHIDVSTLKELAVRWNPDIISTTYKKSQHLALSDIYDSIDELKHYREHFIKL encoded by the coding sequence ATGAATAAAAAAACAAACCTTATCTGGATTGACCTTGAGATGACAGGATTAAGCCCAGAAAATGATGTGATCATTGAGATTGCTACAGTTGTAACTGATGCAGATCTTAATGTTATAGATGAAGGACCCTCTCTTGCAATACATCAAGATAATAATTATCTCGATAGCATGGATGAATGGAATACCAATCAACATAATCATTCTGGATTAGTTCAAAGAGTTCAAGAAAGTAAAATTTCTACTTCTGAGGCAGAACAACAAACCATTGATTTTCTCAATAAATATGTTGACTATGGTGTCTCACCAATGTGTGGAAACTCAATTTGCCAAGACAGAAGGTTTTTAGCTAATTATATGCCTGACCTTGAAAAATTTTTCCATTACCGTCATATTGATGTCTCAACACTTAAAGAACTAGCAGTGCGTTGGAATCCAGATATTATTTCTACAACGTATAAAAAGTCTCAACACCTTGCTCTTTCTGATATCTACGACTCTATTGACGAGCTAAAACATTACAGAGAACACTTTATTAAATTATAA
- a CDS encoding phosphoglycolate phosphatase gives MKIFDPKLIMIDVDGTLVDSVPDLAFCVDQMMIELGLQLCGEERVRNWVGNGIPKLIQRALIDKLDKESISKVYEVAYPIFLKLYSDNSAIRSGLYDGVKEGLDYLKSKGYLLGCVTNKAEQFTNPLLKKMGIYHDFRLIISGDTLDKKKPDPLPLLHGANFFNMQPNECLMLGDSVSDVRAARAAGFDIICMSYGYNHGNNIEDENPDLVIDSMDQLKEHL, from the coding sequence ATGAAAATATTTGATCCAAAATTAATAATGATTGATGTTGATGGGACGCTTGTAGATAGTGTTCCAGATCTTGCTTTTTGTGTTGATCAAATGATGATAGAGCTAGGTTTGCAGCTTTGTGGTGAAGAGAGGGTTAGGAATTGGGTTGGTAATGGTATTCCAAAGCTTATTCAACGTGCTTTGATTGATAAGCTTGATAAGGAATCTATTTCAAAAGTTTATGAAGTAGCTTATCCAATTTTTTTAAAGCTATATTCTGATAACTCTGCAATTAGATCAGGTCTTTATGATGGTGTCAAGGAGGGCTTGGATTATCTAAAATCAAAAGGCTATTTATTGGGCTGTGTAACTAATAAAGCAGAACAATTTACAAATCCACTTTTAAAAAAGATGGGTATTTATCATGATTTTAGATTAATAATATCTGGCGATACTTTGGATAAGAAAAAGCCTGATCCATTGCCACTTTTGCATGGTGCTAATTTTTTTAACATGCAACCAAATGAGTGCCTCATGTTGGGGGATTCAGTCAGCGATGTGAGAGCTGCTAGAGCTGCTGGTTTTGATATAATCTGCATGTCATACGGCTATAATCATGGAAATAATATTGAAGACGAGAACCCTGATTTAGTTATTGATTCAATGGACCAACTTAAAGAACATTTATAA
- a CDS encoding 16S rRNA (uracil(1498)-N(3))-methyltransferase: protein MKKIRLYQNTIFNVGDKVELNKDNDHHLSKVLRFPIGKDIILFNGNGVDYIAKVLDSKKMTHLEIISEQKNDNESKLELTLAQGIAKGEKMDFLIQKAIELGVTNIIPMQMERCVVRLKPDKIQKKINHWQKIANHACEQSGRSVLVNITLPKTLKELLDIPNQNGFVLDHKATASLTQMKKESKATILIGPEGGLTDLEIIDSTNAGYKQLLLGKRVLRTETASLVAIANMQLLWGS, encoded by the coding sequence ATGAAAAAGATACGACTTTATCAAAATACTATCTTCAATGTCGGTGATAAGGTGGAACTTAATAAAGATAATGACCATCATCTTAGTAAGGTGCTTAGATTCCCAATTGGTAAGGATATTATTTTATTTAATGGTAATGGAGTTGATTACATTGCAAAAGTCCTTGATTCAAAAAAAATGACCCATCTTGAAATCATTTCAGAACAAAAAAACGATAATGAATCTAAGTTAGAATTAACTCTTGCACAAGGAATTGCTAAGGGTGAAAAGATGGATTTTTTAATTCAAAAAGCTATAGAACTTGGCGTCACTAATATTATTCCTATGCAGATGGAGCGATGTGTTGTTAGACTAAAGCCAGATAAGATTCAAAAAAAAATTAATCACTGGCAGAAGATAGCAAACCATGCTTGTGAGCAATCAGGTCGTTCAGTATTAGTTAACATTACACTACCAAAAACACTTAAAGAATTATTAGATATACCTAATCAAAATGGCTTTGTTCTCGATCATAAAGCTACTGCAAGTCTTACTCAAATGAAAAAAGAATCAAAAGCAACAATTCTTATTGGACCAGAGGGTGGCTTGACTGACTTAGAAATTATTGATTCTACTAATGCTGGTTATAAACAACTTTTACTTGGTAAAAGAGTATTGAGGACGGAAACAGCATCGCTTGTAGCAATAGCTAATATGCAACTTTTATGGGGTAGTTAA
- the ispE gene encoding 4-(cytidine 5'-diphospho)-2-C-methyl-D-erythritol kinase: MTYLSLAKINLFLHVVSKRNDGYHNLQTIFQLLNYGDEMEFKSREDGLVNRNYSNKAIPSNKDLVLKSAYLLKELSGTKKGVDISLIKKIPIGGGLGGGSSNAATTLIALNKLWKLNYSKEKLTEIGKTLGSDVPVFLSGKTSWAEGTGELLIPITLPKYFYLVVSINKQISTQEVFTHKALTMSPVQRKMTDFSDVSNLHNDCLDAAIDIEGEIEFALLYLDRTANHLGLARMTGTGCCVFVAFEKEKDALKAKQELPSKWTGFVAQAINKSPL, from the coding sequence GTGACTTATTTATCCCTAGCTAAAATTAATCTTTTTTTACATGTCGTTTCTAAAAGAAATGATGGTTATCATAATCTTCAAACTATTTTTCAGCTTTTAAATTATGGTGATGAAATGGAATTTAAATCTAGAGAAGATGGATTAGTTAATCGTAATTATAGTAATAAAGCTATCCCTTCAAATAAAGATCTAGTCCTTAAGAGTGCCTATCTATTAAAAGAGCTAAGTGGAACAAAAAAAGGGGTCGATATAAGTTTAATAAAAAAAATTCCAATTGGTGGAGGTCTTGGTGGAGGAAGCTCCAATGCTGCAACAACTTTAATTGCTCTAAATAAATTATGGAAACTTAATTATTCAAAAGAAAAGCTCACTGAAATAGGAAAAACTTTAGGCTCAGATGTGCCAGTTTTTTTAAGTGGAAAGACTTCTTGGGCAGAGGGCACTGGTGAACTGTTGATACCAATTACCCTACCCAAATACTTTTATTTAGTGGTATCAATTAATAAACAAATCTCAACTCAAGAAGTTTTCACCCACAAAGCATTGACAATGTCTCCTGTACAAAGGAAAATGACAGACTTTTCAGATGTCTCTAACCTTCATAACGACTGTTTAGATGCTGCGATAGACATAGAGGGAGAGATAGAGTTTGCTTTACTCTATCTAGACAGAACTGCCAATCATCTTGGTTTAGCAAGAATGACAGGTACTGGATGTTGTGTCTTCGTAGCTTTTGAAAAAGAAAAAGATGCGTTAAAAGCTAAGCAAGAGTTACCGTCAAAATGGACTGGTTTTGTCGCTCAAGCGATTAATAAATCACCATTATAA
- a CDS encoding glutathione peroxidase produces MNEDFYQFSYKQINGEEVSLNEFKGKVILIVNTASNCGLTYHYTGLEKLYKEYKDRGLIIIGFPCNQFGKQEPGTSEEIQDFCDSNYKVTFPLSEKIEVNGNGAHPLYKYLKKELKGKLNDSVKWNFTKFLINKNGEPSQRFSSTVEPEDIKPFIDNLI; encoded by the coding sequence ATGAATGAAGATTTTTATCAGTTTAGCTATAAGCAAATTAATGGTGAAGAAGTATCTTTAAATGAATTTAAAGGTAAAGTCATCTTAATTGTCAACACTGCAAGTAATTGCGGCCTAACTTACCACTACACTGGTCTTGAAAAGCTTTATAAAGAATATAAGGATAGAGGACTTATTATAATAGGCTTTCCTTGTAATCAATTTGGCAAACAGGAGCCAGGTACTTCAGAAGAAATACAAGATTTTTGTGACAGCAACTATAAGGTCACATTCCCTTTATCAGAAAAAATTGAAGTCAATGGAAATGGCGCTCATCCTTTGTATAAGTATTTAAAAAAAGAACTGAAAGGCAAGCTTAATGATAGCGTCAAATGGAATTTTACTAAATTTTTAATTAATAAGAATGGTGAGCCATCTCAACGCTTTAGTTCAACTGTTGAACCTGAAGATATAAAGCCTTTTATTGATAATCTTATTTAG
- the proC gene encoding pyrroline-5-carboxylate reductase — MENKSIIGFIGAGNMAYALIKGLLDNGFDAECINISDPNEELLNERQSELKVRTFSNNMALLSSSDIIIFAVKPQKLSSVCLELKENVKSNHLFVSIVAGIKGSDINRWLGGSFSLVRTMPNTPALFQHGVTGLFANELVNNEQKILVTSILSSVGECFWVNDEKLIDAITAISGSGPAYFFLLIQSMSQAAMALGLDEKTANSLSIQTSYGASLMASKSGKDAKTLRAEVTSPNGTTQAAIESFQDQNFEGIVASATRAAYDRARELSNELGEIE; from the coding sequence ATGGAAAACAAATCAATCATTGGATTTATTGGTGCAGGGAATATGGCTTATGCACTTATTAAAGGCCTTTTAGATAATGGTTTTGATGCAGAATGTATTAATATAAGTGATCCAAATGAAGAACTTCTAAATGAACGTCAATCTGAGTTGAAAGTTAGAACCTTTTCTAATAATATGGCCTTATTAAGCAGCAGTGATATTATCATTTTTGCTGTAAAGCCTCAAAAGCTATCAAGTGTTTGTCTTGAATTAAAAGAAAATGTTAAGTCTAATCATCTCTTTGTATCAATAGTTGCTGGTATTAAGGGAAGTGATATTAATCGCTGGTTAGGTGGTAGTTTTTCTCTTGTTAGAACTATGCCAAATACTCCAGCACTTTTTCAACACGGTGTTACAGGGCTTTTTGCTAATGAGCTTGTAAATAACGAACAAAAAATATTAGTGACATCGATTCTCTCATCCGTGGGTGAGTGTTTTTGGGTCAACGATGAAAAATTAATAGATGCAATAACCGCTATTTCAGGGAGTGGTCCTGCATATTTTTTCCTACTTATTCAATCTATGTCTCAAGCAGCTATGGCACTTGGTTTAGATGAAAAAACTGCGAATTCCCTTAGCATACAAACTAGCTATGGCGCTAGTTTAATGGCAAGTAAAAGTGGTAAGGATGCAAAAACTCTTCGTGCTGAAGTTACATCACCTAATGGTACTACCCAGGCAGCTATTGAAAGCTTTCAAGATCAAAACTTTGAAGGTATTGTCGCTAGTGCAACCCGGGCTGCTTATGATAGAGCACGTGAGCTGAGCAATGAACTAGGTGAAATTGAATAA
- a CDS encoding peptidase E, which produces MKKQILAMGGGGFTMKPENLKLDRYLLSMSDKKNPKVCFIPTASGDDESYRRRFYSAYKKLNCETSHLSLFWPPEGDLREFVLDKDIFYVGGGNTRNLMVLWKEWGLDKYLYEAWNNGAIMAGLSAGSICWFDKGLTDSVTGKLLPLDCLGFLPNSNCPHFDSELQRRPEYHKAILNGSMMEGIACDDGVAAHFVDQELKCCVSSLPSAKAYYVSENNGSIDESIIEPKYL; this is translated from the coding sequence ATGAAAAAACAAATTTTGGCTATGGGTGGTGGTGGTTTTACAATGAAACCAGAAAACCTTAAACTTGATCGTTATTTACTTTCAATGAGTGATAAAAAAAATCCTAAAGTTTGTTTTATTCCAACAGCAAGTGGTGATGATGAAAGCTATAGGAGGCGATTCTATTCTGCATATAAAAAACTAAATTGTGAGACCAGTCATCTATCTCTATTTTGGCCACCTGAAGGCGATTTGAGAGAGTTTGTCTTAGATAAGGATATTTTTTATGTTGGTGGAGGGAATACACGTAACCTGATGGTTCTTTGGAAAGAGTGGGGACTTGATAAATATCTATATGAGGCATGGAATAATGGGGCTATTATGGCAGGTCTAAGTGCTGGTTCAATTTGTTGGTTTGATAAAGGATTAACTGACTCAGTTACTGGAAAGTTATTGCCATTAGATTGCTTAGGTTTTTTACCAAATAGTAATTGCCCTCATTTCGATAGTGAGTTGCAAAGAAGGCCAGAATATCATAAGGCTATTTTGAATGGTTCAATGATGGAAGGTATTGCATGTGATGATGGTGTTGCCGCTCACTTTGTTGATCAAGAACTTAAGTGTTGTGTTTCATCTTTACCCAGCGCTAAAGCATATTACGTTAGTGAAAATAACGGTTCTATTGATGAGTCAATAATTGAACCAAAATATCTATAA
- a CDS encoding ribose-phosphate pyrophosphokinase has product MSLERIKIFSGNANPNLSSEIIHNLEITQSKAFVGKFSDGESQVEILDNVRGCDVFVIQPTCGPSPASTLMELLIMVDALKRSSAGRITAVVPYLGYSRQDRRSRLTRVPISAKLVAQMIETSGVDRILTMDLHADQIQGFFNIPIDNIYAQPVLVNDILEHNYKDIVVVSPDIGGVARARAAAKRLNDADLAIIDKRRPAPNLVKIMNVIGDVSGRTCIMIDDMVDTAGTLCQAAEILKEKGAIKVVAYATHAVLSGAAVDNIANSQLDELVTTNTIPLNEKASECFKIRQLSIAETLANVIRRISDEQSISTIFAE; this is encoded by the coding sequence ATGTCCTTAGAAAGAATAAAAATCTTTAGTGGAAATGCCAACCCTAATCTTTCTTCTGAAATAATTCATAATCTAGAAATTACCCAAAGTAAAGCCTTTGTTGGAAAATTTAGTGATGGTGAATCACAGGTTGAAATACTTGATAATGTTCGTGGCTGTGATGTTTTTGTCATTCAACCAACTTGTGGGCCCTCACCAGCATCTACTTTAATGGAATTATTAATAATGGTTGACGCTCTTAAAAGATCCTCAGCTGGAAGGATTACCGCAGTTGTTCCATATCTAGGATATTCAAGACAAGACCGTCGATCTCGATTAACTAGAGTGCCAATTTCTGCAAAACTAGTTGCTCAGATGATTGAAACATCTGGTGTTGATAGAATTTTAACAATGGATTTGCATGCAGATCAAATTCAAGGATTTTTTAATATTCCAATTGATAATATTTACGCTCAACCAGTTTTAGTAAATGATATCTTAGAACATAATTATAAAGATATTGTTGTAGTTTCCCCAGATATTGGTGGAGTAGCAAGGGCTCGAGCAGCAGCAAAAAGACTAAATGATGCAGATTTAGCGATTATTGATAAAAGACGTCCTGCGCCTAATTTAGTTAAGATCATGAATGTTATTGGAGATGTTTCGGGACGAACTTGTATTATGATAGATGATATGGTTGATACTGCTGGCACTCTTTGTCAGGCTGCAGAAATATTAAAAGAGAAAGGTGCAATCAAAGTAGTAGCATATGCTACTCATGCAGTCCTCTCAGGAGCAGCTGTTGATAATATTGCTAATTCTCAACTGGATGAGTTGGTAACTACCAATACTATTCCTCTTAATGAGAAAGCTTCTGAGTGCTTTAAAATTAGACAACTCTCAATTGCTGAAACTCTTGCTAACGTCATCAGAAGAATAAGTGACGAACAATCTATAAGTACAATATTCGCTGAATAA
- the trpD gene encoding anthranilate phosphoribosyltransferase, which produces MDINQAIKAVVARENLNEHDMHDVMNSIMTGQTTDAQIGAFLVGLSMKGETIEEITASAKVMRSLAKSVQIKSDKYLVDTCGTGGDGLGLFNISTASAFVVAAAGAKVAKHGNRSISSKSGSADVLESAGINLDLNPEFISKCIEDIGVGFMFAPAHHSAMKHAIGPRKELAIRTIFNVLGPLTNPAKAPNQVMGVYEKKLIEPIAYTLKGLGSRHVMVVHSADGLDEFSIADETFVAELKDGQISTYSLHPEQFGLRLGDLNEISADNSDESLKLIYEAFSGTNKTAMNIVAFNAGAAIYVSGLTSSLQNGIDKAKEILADGSASQKLKEYIKISNSYKL; this is translated from the coding sequence ATGGATATAAATCAAGCCATCAAAGCAGTAGTTGCTAGAGAAAATTTAAATGAACATGATATGCATGATGTCATGAATAGCATTATGACTGGTCAAACAACAGATGCACAGATTGGTGCCTTCCTAGTTGGGCTTTCCATGAAAGGGGAGACCATTGAAGAAATTACAGCAAGTGCTAAAGTTATGCGTTCACTAGCAAAATCTGTACAAATCAAGAGTGATAAGTATCTTGTTGATACTTGTGGAACTGGAGGAGATGGCCTAGGACTTTTTAATATTTCAACAGCCTCTGCTTTTGTTGTTGCAGCTGCTGGAGCTAAGGTTGCCAAACATGGTAACCGCTCGATCTCTTCAAAATCTGGAAGTGCAGATGTTTTAGAGTCAGCAGGAATTAATCTTGATTTAAATCCAGAATTTATTAGTAAATGTATAGAAGATATTGGTGTTGGCTTTATGTTTGCTCCAGCTCACCATAGTGCCATGAAGCATGCTATTGGACCAAGAAAAGAACTAGCAATCAGAACAATATTTAATGTCTTAGGGCCACTAACTAACCCTGCTAAAGCCCCCAATCAGGTAATGGGAGTTTATGAAAAGAAATTAATTGAACCTATCGCCTATACGCTCAAAGGACTTGGATCTCGGCATGTAATGGTAGTTCATTCAGCAGATGGTCTTGATGAATTTTCAATTGCTGATGAAACTTTTGTTGCTGAATTAAAAGATGGACAGATCTCTACATATTCTTTACATCCTGAACAGTTTGGCCTAAGATTAGGTGATCTTAATGAAATTAGTGCTGATAATTCTGATGAATCACTTAAACTTATTTATGAAGCGTTTTCTGGAACAAATAAAACTGCAATGAATATTGTTGCTTTTAATGCAGGAGCTGCAATTTATGTCAGTGGATTAACCTCATCCCTTCAAAATGGAATTGATAAAGCAAAAGAGATATTAGCTGATGGAAGTGCAAGCCAAAAACTTAAAGAGTATATTAAAATTAGCAATAGTTATAAACTATGA